The following DNA comes from Bombus pascuorum chromosome 3, iyBomPasc1.1, whole genome shotgun sequence.
gtacatagagAATAGCAAGTACTTTTTAATAGGAGAAACTATATACCAGATATCCAACGTATGTCAGacgttttacatttatttgatTCAAGAGGTGTCAGGTGTTATCTAATATTAGCATAACGCGATATCCAAGAGGTATTTTGGGTACTTAATTATTTCCGTTCTTATTCTTTGCAAAATAGGCCCTAGACGAGTTAGCACGTGCCAAAGAAATGGAATGGAACGAGATTTTGAGCATGAGAAAGTTAAAGGAGGAAGCGTACCTGAGAATTGAGAGAAGAAGACAAGTTATGGGATTTATGGAGGGCAATGGACAATTAGCGGACACATTGCCACCAGCTAGTTTAGCGCTGGGTCCTGAATGGGAAAGTAGCGGTAATACTACTCCCGTATCCAAAGAAAAATTGAGTTTCGGTTCTAAGGAAGATCTTCCTGAAGAAAGTTCTCAAGATTCGCCAGcttataaaagagaaaaaggctCGAAACAAGCATCGCAACGCCAATCGACACCACCCAAACAAAGTGGAGAAAATGGCCGGAAACAGGCAGAAGCGCTTAGTCCGGAGAACAGACAAATCGGCGAAGGTCGACAAGGTACCATAGTCGACGTTAGATCTATCATCGCTGATTATAGACTCAGGCATCCTGAAACGGTACCGCGCAggtaaatatagaatatcaGAATATGCAAATCAGAAAGTATACTACGTCAAGTCCTATCAAATCTTTTCTGGGTTTTCCACATGCATATTGATttctactattttatatttgaacaaAGTTTGCACAAGGATTTAAATTTCCGGGAATAGAAATTTCTCGTATTTGtgagatttataaaaattaaatatcttgaaCTGTTACAGAGGTCGAAGAATGAGAAATTCGGTGAATGTTGGCCTTGGAGCTGGTGGAGCTATGGTCGAAACGGGTCACAACGTTGATTCAAGGCCTTCTAGTACAGATTCTTGCAAAAGCAACTCAAACACAGTTGATCCAAATAATTCTATGAGCTTTAAGGATGTGCTTGTGCAGTTTGCCAAATTAAGTCAACAACAAGGTATGTAATTACGTACAAAGGCGCACAAAAAAGGGACCTTATTCTAAAGGAAAATTTTGAGGTTCCAAGtttacaaattgatttaactCTTTCATAAATGTTAAGTATCGagcaaattattaattattttcatgtaaAATTCTTACAGGTGAACCTGTAAAAACTCCTCAAAATTATCCGGATGTGACGCTTCACCCCGTTGCTCCATCTTCAGCGCCACAAAATACTCCACCTCAACAGAGCGGTTCATTACTTCATGGAATTCTCACGAAATCACAATCTCCAAGACCTACTACTTTTTCACCTACTTTAGCTAGATTACTCACCGCACctgaaagagaaaggaatGCACCAACAGCCGCGTCCATGCCACAGCAAAGTGCGGCAACCCAGCACCTTTTGCAAACATATCAAGGCTCTAATCCGGTTTCTATCAGTGACCTCCTATCTTCTTCCaaggtattttatttatttttttttttttttttatataaatcaaaCTTTATTCATATCGCATATACAAATTAGCCTAGTATGTTAACGGTACTAATatcatttacttttatatcttTAGGCTCGAACTGAAATAACGATAACGCCAGTGATCAACACTCCAGTTCAGTCTCATGTGGTAAGTGTATACTATAATATgggatatatatttatgcatttaatgtgggatatatagatacattttaaaaatatttttctttgtagGACGATGTTGAAGAAGAGTCAGCAGTAATCGAAGATAGAGAGACTCGTATTTCTTCGGGTGGCAGGGATGCTAGAGAGGATAGAGATACCCCGCCACGATGCCAAGGATGTCATGACCGTGTAGCACAGTTCGTATGTGCTGGCTGCGGTCATCAGTGGTACTGCAGTCGTGAATGCCAAGTAAGATTTAAAGCTTATCtcatatacaatatttaataaatatcatgcgtgaaatataatgatcaaattatattatattgattattggtaaaattaataatttcaggTTGCTGCGTGGGACGAACATTCGGAAGTGTGTTCTGGTTAAGGAACGAGCACATATATTAATCTCAACCTTCCGTTTACTCGTGGTATCAGATTACATACCCTTTTAACTAAGAATGAATCTAGTCAAAACAAGAATAGGCGAGATCATAACACGTTTTGAGTACGataagaggaatggagaaacaATGAGAAAgcagtatatatttttaaggatCTTAAAACATGTTTAATCTGtaaaaaataagttttatttctttaaaaagaaaaaaagaaattgccaTAATAACGGCGCTTTTCATGAAAGATAAGTATTTACAAGAGTGAAAGCATGAGACTTTGGGCACCTTGACAAGGAGAAATTAGGAATAAAGTTGAGACGATCGTTGCTTCACTGTAATCACCGCGTTGCTTTTATTCGTTGTCAGTTCCAAACGATCGTGAATCTTCAAGGAAACAAATAGAGAGTATTAACCCTGCTAAATTAAGCATTTAACGTGTATCTTTCAAAGAACAAACCGTTCGTGAGATTCCTAACGTAATAGGAATTCGTGTTGGGTATAAACATTTGTAACAACTTCGTATATCAGATACTTTTTTTAGACCTTAATCAATGCATGACGTACAATGTACGCTAGTcgaaaattttcaacttttcccaaataaaaaaaaaacaaaaaaaggaaacattaCCAGAACTAACTGGTATGTGTTCTTGTAACGAGGAAGAAAGCACAAAACTATATCTCGCGATGttgtacataattttatacgtgttAGCAGGGTTGTTCagtgtaaaattttaaaaggttggTTAACCGTGTGCCATGCGTAAGATTCGTTTCATGGTCAGCTTTATatgttaaacaaatttaagtTGTAGACTATTCGagtgtttttataatttcatttttgcttcgtttctctattttcctttcctttttcgtttccttttttaactACGTCctattctttttcattaaaataatatcgcatttgacgataaaaatacaaaatatacacgGACGTTCTAGCTTTCATGTATATTTCGACGTTCATTTGAGAAACAGCACGTACAATGCGtactgaatattatattttataacacatTTGTTACCaacgtataaatttagatTTAATGAAGTGTTAGTCTTAGTGTAGATTTAAgatacttcttttttctttttgcaacttgttcgttggtaacatattTGACATGTCTTGagttcatttttttcttttttttttttttttaaatcagcATGTTACCTAAACGACAATTGCCGTAGATATAATCTGTAGTCCAAAGTTCCTACAGGTACAcgtaactttatatatatttttcccaaTTATAAAACAACcaaaataaagtttttaatcatattttcatgaatttttactATCTCTAAACCAGATGCATGCTGCAAATGTATTAACTTTCCcacttttcttaaataaaaatagcgaGGTTGATCTCAATCTCTCTAACATATTTTTAGTTCTCACAATACTCAGTTCATGAATGTCAAtgtttttttcattgtttttctattattattctttaaagtttcatagtgattacttttatttttataaaatattttatgtaattttaaataatggttgtataaatatatataacacgtATGTAATACTTGttagataaattatataattaaatgcaataaaatgtatgaattattcatataaaatattaatttatatttattttggatCACTGTTACcataatttactaaaaaaCTATTGGCGGCACTGCTACAGCGTTGTGTAGAAGGAGAGATTTACGCGGCAAACTGTTTCCGTATCgtaagattttttttattaatagaatGACGTTTCCACAAGCTCATCAAGTTGAATTGATAGCACTGGCCGAACTAGCAGGGATTTCAGCAGTTCCAGGAGTTTATcggtaataatttatgaacTATACAAACATAACCTATACGATTGTACGTGAAAGCTTTAGTAAGATATAGTTATAGAGATAAGCTCTTATATGCTATAAATGTCaacatttcataataaatGTAACATTTATCTAAGTGCAGAATTTGTTAATGccgtaaaaaaataaacaaatataaaaaataaaatcttattttGATTAGTTGATAATAGTCAAAGCTATTGtgatttcaagaaattattctttcaGCATCATATTGGAATTATTGGCTCTTCAAATATCTCCAGAGGATATATACGTCCTTTTAAAGCAAATATGTCCTCGATCAACAGAAAACCGAGCTGTTGATAATATTGAAGGGGTACCTAATGTACCTACAAActaatacacataatataatttaacacaatttaatacaatcaatacatatttttatataatcgattattatttataaaatatgttacaaatatcttaatttttacattaatctaacaaacaattttgcattattttttattaaaatcaaatattttctatataaccTAAGGTACCTTAAAATGCATACAAAGTCTTTGATATACGAATAGAGTGTAATTTAATTGTCAACatactgtaaatatttaagttattgattaataaataaatatacatttaatgaatatttgtGAATATTACATATgaatattagatatattttgaACTTCCTGCCCGAGCTAATTTATCAGCCATTTCATTACCATAAATTCCAACATGACCATTGACATGATTCTGAAACATTAAAGTACCAATGTTCATGagctataaaatataagattaaGGCATTAAgtactaataaaataatcatatattACTTACCCAAACCACGTTTAGAGGTTTTAAAGCATTTTCCATTTCTACTAGTTCATTCTTATTTATAACAGGTTTGTTATTCAAAGTAACCCATCCATTTTTTTTCCAGTTATGTATCCAACGCTTTATGCAGTTGATAAGAAATTGGGAATCTGTattaatctttaaatttttaatgtctGCCTTTCTTGCTTGTCTAGCAGCTGCAGTTACAGCCTGAATTTCTGCATTGTTGTTAGTTGCTCGACCAACAACAGCCTCTGATACATTTCtacaattaacatttttaaacagGATATTTACATTGAATTACACATTAAATATAACTGAAAGATATATTGTAACATACAGAGGATGATTGTCACCAAACCAAACACCTATACCAGCCTTTGCGTTTTTTTTCCCATTTCCAGTACATGCACCATCTGTATATACATTGACA
Coding sequences within:
- the LOC132905361 gene encoding ribonuclease H1 encodes the protein MTLNRFESLVIILKNMTSKYYYAVAKGRKPGIYRTWPECHEQVSCFSGPVFKKFKTETEANSFIEEHKKTNKENEVKDALPIIGKRQRIQSKKGTDSDTEQSSSKKLKTISSTKYENICINKDLTKNFIVDSDGFVNVYTDGACTGNGKKNAKAGIGVWFGDNHPLNVSEAVVGRATNNNAEIQAVTAAARQARKADIKNLKINTDSQFLINCIKRWIHNWKKNGWVTLNNKPVINKNELVEMENALKPLNVVWNHVNGHVGIYGNEMADKLARAGSSKYI
- the LOC132905357 gene encoding uncharacterized protein LOC132905357 isoform X2, with the protein product MPQCAVATCRNSHRQTRGRCIRYHRFPQIPEVRSRWVRACGRVPLSNGEIPFNIQTARICSLHFTNDSYEKDMEHLVLGLPARSRLRRGAVPTIGVPVNVQPVTKMLVEDAKRSLLKVTHAKMLTGQKVIGKNGLSESKQQHHQPATERRQQQQQQPQQRQRQQQQEQHQHQQRAKSGNQVNQEQNMAGMDVLLALGLKPAPRLNKMHAMEGTAGNGKKVDSAEKTRDDESSRSSPKVPQSQQNGAALPEETAAAPTTIECLRSSSIKNELCDSESEVASKSLSSAETTQQKPVVSRCTKSETEGSRKRKSTDGQMSSNGNSTPKKFCTEQREQYISSLVGCEKVTAEELAARADQLRAEVQALDELARAKEMEWNEILSMRKLKEEAYLRIERRRQVMGFMEGNGQLADTLPPASLALGPEWESSGNTTPVSKEKLSFGSKEDLPEESSQDSPAYKREKGSKQASQRQSTPPKQSGENGRKQAEALSPENRQIGEGRQGTIVDVRSIIADYRLRHPETVPRRGRRMRNSVNVGLGAGGAMVETGHNVDSRPSSTDSCKSNSNTVDPNNSMSFKDVLVQFAKLSQQQGEPVKTPQNYPDVTLHPVAPSSAPQNTPPQQSGSLLHGILTKSQSPRPTTFSPTLARLLTAPERERNAPTAASMPQQSAATQHLLQTYQGSNPVSISDLLSSSKARTEITITPVINTPVQSHVDDVEEESAVIEDRETRISSGGRDAREDRDTPPRCQGCHDRVAQFVCAGCGHQWYCSRECQVAAWDEHSEVCSG